A stretch of DNA from Brevibacterium sp. CBA3109:
ACACCGAAGGCGATGATGCCCGAGGCGGCTCCGACGCCCATCGCCATCCGCGGTCCGTACATATCGGCGACCCACCCTGCCAGCGGGGCACCGATGGGAGTCCCGCCCAAGACGACGGCCGCGTAGATCGCCATGACCCGACCCCGATAGTGCGCGGGAGTCGTCGTCTGCACATAGGCATTGGCCGAGGTCATCATCGTCAGCGACGCGAAGCCGACCAGCATCAGCGAGGCCGCGAAGACATAGTAGTTGGGTATCAGAGATGCTGTTCCGACTGCGAGGCCGAATCCGCCTGCCGCGCCGAAGATGAAACGCAGCCTCGGCTTCTCCCGTTTCGCCGAGATCAGCGCCCCGGTGACTGAACCGATCGCCATGACGGAGTTGAGCAGACCGAAGCCGCTGGCATCCTTGCCGAACTCGATCTTGGCCATGGTGGCGGTGTAGATGTTGAAGTTGAATCCGAAGGTCGCGACGATGAACAGGACGAGCAGCACGATCGCCACATCGGGACGTCGTCGCAGGTACTTGAATCCGCCCAGAATCCCGCCCGTACCCCGGCGCCCCGAGGGGTGCAGCCGGGTCTGATCCAAACGGATGAGCACCGTCAGGGTCGCAGCGAACCCGAGCCCGCTGATCAGGAACACCGGTCCGGCGCCGATGAGTGCGGTGAGGATTCCGGCGACGGCGGGACCGATCATGCGGGCACCGTTGAATGATGCGGAGTTGAGGCTGACCGCGTTGGGAAGCAGTTTCTCACCGACCAGCTCAGAGACGAAGGCCTGCCGCGAGGGGTTGTCGAGGGTGGCTAGGATGCCCAAGGCCAACGCAGTCATGTAGACGTGCCAGAGGACGATGACGTCGGTGATGACGAGCACGAACAGGAGCAGGCCCACGGCACCCAACAGTGTTTGGGTGACCATGAGGAGTTTGCGCTTGGAGAACTTGTCGGCGATCGCTCCCGCGAAGGGGAACATGATGAGCTGTGGGCCCATCTGCAGCGCCATGGTGATGCCCAGCGCCGAAGCGTTGTTGTTCGTCAGGTAAGTGAGGACGATCCAGTCCTGGGCCGTCCTCTGCATCCACGTTCCTGTGTTCGAGATCAGGGCACCGGCGAACCAATGTCGGTAGTTCGGTTCAGCCAGTGACCGGAACGTGTGCGCCATCGACTGGGTCAGCCCTCCTGGAACTCGAGTTCGCCGGCGGAGTAGTCGTCAACGACGGCCTCGGCAGGATCAGTGCTCTGCCGGCTGACGTCGGTCTCCGAGTGGGCTCCGCAGCCGAAGTCGAGTGCGACGACCTTGCCGTCGGCCGGAGACCAGCCGTTCGCGCAGACCCCGAACTTCTGCCGCAGCGATCCGGCCAGCGGCATGAGGTACCCGCAGCTGGAGCAGTGGGCCGATGCCTTCGCCGCGAAATCCGTTTCCGCACCGGTCTCCGATTCAGCCCACCTGGTGGCCGCCGAAGAGATGCCTTCGGGAGAGAGCACCCGGCGGCGGCCGAGCCCGAACTCAAAATTCGGGATCTCGTCCAGGTTGCCGTCCGAGGTCTCTTCGACCTGTTCGAAGCCCTGCTGCAGGTTCGGATCGTCCTCGACCTTAGGCAGAGTGTCGCGTGGAGTCAGATCGCCGGGTTCAACACGCTGATCCCAGGGAACCCATTCCGGTGCGACGAGCGAATCGGGGCCGGGCAGCAGTGCCGTCTCGCAGACCGTGACCTTCTTCGCCCGAGGAGCACGAGCGAGGACTGCGACCCAGCGCCAACCGCGGTAGATCGGATCGGTGCACGCGAAGTAGTGGGTGACCAGGCGGGTGCCCTCGGCCAGAGTGCCCAGGTGGTCACCGATCACAGAAATGCCGGCAACCTCGGCGATGGCTGAACGCGCGGTGTCGATGGCTGCGGCCAGCTGTGCGTCGAGGACGACCTTCTCGGAGTTCGCCCGCGAAGCCTTGGCCTGCTTCACCGGCGCCGCCGACTCAGCCTGGACCGGTGTCTCAGCCTGGGTCGGTGTCTCAGCCTGGGCCTCGACCGGTGTCACAGCAGCCGACGCCGCCTCTGCGGGCGCAGGGTCGTTCCTCGGCTCGGCACTCTGGCCGGCCAACCATTCACTGAAGAGTGATGACATCAGGACTCCAAATCGTCGGCAATTGCCCGCAGCAATGAGGCTACCTTGTTCCCGTGGGACGAGTCGGGGTAGCGGCCGTGCTGCAGTCCGTTGTTGAGGTCATCGAGTACTTTGATGACATCTTCAACCATAACTGCCATGTCTTCGGCCGGACGTCTGCGAACCTTCGCAATCTTGGCCGGGGCGGAGAGCAGCCTGGCCTTGAGGACCTGGGCTCCGCGACGGGAATCGACCACGTCGTAATCGAGGCGGGTGCCCTTGGTGACTTCAGCGTCCTCGGGCAGGACTGAGGAGTGGAGGAAGGCCTGAGAGCCGTCCTCGGCGATGACGAAGCCGAAGCCCTTATCGACGTCGAACCATTTCACGCGTCCGGTTGGCATGGTGTCCTTTCCTGGTGATGCTCGTAGTTGGTGATGCTGATAACTGGTGATGCTCGTATTTGATGATGCTCGTACTCGGTGATGCTCGGTGGTGCATGGCCTCAGGATCAGCGACCATCGTTTCGGTCACCGACGCTTTCGTCCGGCTGCATCGACGCGGCCCGAAATCCGATCCGAGGTTCGATTCGGCGGTGTGGTCGTGTGCCTTCTCAGCGGCCGGGCTGCAGCCGGAACGGTGCGCCGTCCACATCATGGCCGCTCGAATCGCCCTGAGTGCCGACGTTGGCTGTGGCCGGCCTCGGCGCGACGCTGTCTTGGTGAGTGTGTGCCCGATGCTGACTTCGCGACCATACCGCGGCGAGACGATCGCCTCGGTGGAAGTGCGTGTGCCGATGACAGCGACCGTGGCCGACTTTCAGCTCTGGCCCACCTCAGTCTGTCTGCGTCTCAGTGCTGCCCTGACCAGGGCCAGCGCGACCAAGGCGAATGCGATCGGGAGGAGGATCATCGGCAGGTATGTCAGCAGGTGCGAGGGGGCGTAGCCCATCCAGGCCTGGCTCAGTACGCCGATCAGCGCCACTGCACCGACAAGGGCGGCGGCAACGGCTACGACGACGATGGTGGTGTCGACACGCTGGGCTGACAATGCTCGTCCTTTCCGAGATCTCCAAAGCTCTTCTGCCCATCTATTGTAACCCTCACGCTAAACTGAACAGCGATGTCAATGACCTTCAGCCAATGGCTGTCCCACAGTTCCGATACCGACTTCGAGTCCCTCGTCCGGACCCGTCGCGATCTCCTCCAACCCGAGTCCCCGACGATCCCTTCGCTGGCCGCGGCTGCTTCCTCGCGAATCGGCGTCTCCCGGGGTATCGAAGCACTGACCTCAGCCCAGCTCGACGTCTTCATCGACTTGGCCAAGTCCGCGCGCACCTCGGCGGACATCAACGTGGGTGAGAATCGTCATATCGACAACACCCGCGCCGAGGTGGTCCTCCCCCGACTGCGCGACCTGGGTCTGGCCTGGCCCTCGTCTGAAACCACCTGGCGGATCCAGTCGGAGGCCATCACACTGCTGCCCACCTCGGCGGCCGAATCCGCCCGGGCACATCCGTGGCAGGCGGCGTCCGAGCTCGACTCGAGTATCGAGGCGATCCCGACGACACTCATCCACAACAGCGAACGAGCCGCCGTGGCAGAGGTGATCTCCTCCCTGCGTGGACTCGTCGATGAGCTGGCGAGCTCACCGATCTCCCGTCTGACCAGCGGCGGCATCTCCAAACGAGACGTCACCCGGATCGGGAAGACCATCGACCTGGGACTCCAAC
This window harbors:
- a CDS encoding MFS transporter, whose translation is MAHTFRSLAEPNYRHWFAGALISNTGTWMQRTAQDWIVLTYLTNNNASALGITMALQMGPQLIMFPFAGAIADKFSKRKLLMVTQTLLGAVGLLLFVLVITDVIVLWHVYMTALALGILATLDNPSRQAFVSELVGEKLLPNAVSLNSASFNGARMIGPAVAGILTALIGAGPVFLISGLGFAATLTVLIRLDQTRLHPSGRRGTGGILGGFKYLRRRPDVAIVLLVLFIVATFGFNFNIYTATMAKIEFGKDASGFGLLNSVMAIGSVTGALISAKREKPRLRFIFGAAGGFGLAVGTASLIPNYYVFAASLMLVGFASLTMMTSANAYVQTTTPAHYRGRVMAIYAAVVLGGTPIGAPLAGWVADMYGPRMAMGVGAASGIIAFGVGLVWMIVSKNLRLSYDPRSRIRLHLSYHGRP
- a CDS encoding DUF3027 domain-containing protein, with translation MSSLFSEWLAGQSAEPRNDPAPAEAASAAVTPVEAQAETPTQAETPVQAESAAPVKQAKASRANSEKVVLDAQLAAAIDTARSAIAEVAGISVIGDHLGTLAEGTRLVTHYFACTDPIYRGWRWVAVLARAPRAKKVTVCETALLPGPDSLVAPEWVPWDQRVEPGDLTPRDTLPKVEDDPNLQQGFEQVEETSDGNLDEIPNFEFGLGRRRVLSPEGISSAATRWAESETGAETDFAAKASAHCSSCGYLMPLAGSLRQKFGVCANGWSPADGKVVALDFGCGAHSETDVSRQSTDPAEAVVDDYSAGELEFQEG
- a CDS encoding cold-shock protein, whose protein sequence is MPTGRVKWFDVDKGFGFVIAEDGSQAFLHSSVLPEDAEVTKGTRLDYDVVDSRRGAQVLKARLLSAPAKIAKVRRRPAEDMAVMVEDVIKVLDDLNNGLQHGRYPDSSHGNKVASLLRAIADDLES